The genomic region GGTAAGTAGGTTTAGAAGTGCTAAGGAACAAAAGGCGACCCTTAAAGCTGTTAAGGAAGGTAATGTGGATGTACTTGTGGGAACCCATAGATTAGTTTCTAAAGATGTTGTTTTTAAGGATTTGGGTCTTTTAATAATTGATGAGGAGCAAAGATTTGGAGTTTCCCAAAAGGAGAAAATAAAACAGCTTAAAAAGAATGTTGATGTTCTTACTTTAAGCGCAACACCTATTCCAAGAACTTTACATATGTCTCTAACTGGAGCTAGAGATATATCAGTAATAGAAACACCACCAGAAGAAAGATATCCTATTCAAACATATGTTGTAGAACAAAATGATCAGCTTGTACGAGATGCTATATTAAGAGAAGTTAATAGAGGTGGCCAAGTTTATTATGTCTATAATAGAGTTGAAACTATAGAGGATATGGCTAAATATATCAGTGATTTAGTTCCGGAATGTAGAGTTGGAATAATTCATGGTAAAATGACAGAAAAGCAACTTGAAAAAGAAATGATGGAATTTATGAATCATAACTATGATATACTTGTATGTACCACAATAATAGAAACAGGTATAGATATACCAAATGTTAATACAATGATAGTTCATGATTCAGATAAAATGGGATTATCCCAGCTATATCAATTAAGAGGAAGAGTTGGTAGATCAAATAGAATAGCATATGCTTACTTTATGTATACAAAAGACAAAATATTAACAGAAGTTGCAGAGAAAAGACTAAAAGCCTTAAGAGATTTTACTGAGTTAGGATCAGGTTTTAAAATTGCTATGAGGGACCTTGAAATAAGAGGTGCTGGAAATATGATGGGGTCAGCTCAGCACGGGCATATGGCAGTTATAGGCTATGATTTATATTGTAGAATGTTAGAAGATACAATTAAGCTTATTAAGGGAGAAATAGAAGAAGAACCTATTGAAACATCAGTTGAATTAAAAGTAAATGCTTATATTCCAGGAACTTATATAGAAGATGAAATGCAGAAAATAGAAATTTATAAGAAGATAGCAGCTATAGAAAGCATAGATGACTATATGGATATAAAAGAAGAGTTAGAGGATAGATACTCAGATATTCCAGAACCTGTATATAATTTAATGGATATAGCTTATATAAAGAGTAAGGCCAAGGCTCTTTCTATTGAAGAAATAAAAGAAATTGAAAAAGAAGTAAGGTTTATATTTAAAGAAAGTGTTAAGAACTTAAATCAAATTTATAAATATTTACTAGAAAATTATAAAGACTTAATATTGTTGAGTTTTGAAGAAAAGCCATACTTTTCAATTAAGACTATAGAAATAAAAAAGGATGGTATCTTAGGCTTTTATAAGAAGATCCTAGAAGATTTAACAAAAGATAAGTAAAATATTTTATATAAATTGAATAATTGTCACAGAATTGATATACTTTTTATGTATAATCGTAATAGACTAAATTTAACGAGAAATGAGGGAACATCATTGATTAAAATTAATAAAATTTTAGCTGCAGGAGCTTTAAGCATATTTGCTTTTTCAGCAGTAGGATGTAATATGATAGCAAAAACACCAGAAGCTATAGCAAACACAGTTGTAGCTAAAGTTGGAGATTTAAAAGTAACTAAAGGGGAAGTAGAAGAAGTAGCAGGTCCAGTTTTAGAACAATATTATGGTGAAGATTATGAATCTAATACTGAGGCTGCAGAAACAGTGAAAAATTTCAGAACTCAAGCCTTAAATTTATTAGTTGAACAAAAATTATTAGAAATAAAAGCCAAGGAAATGAACATTTTACCTACAGATGAAGAAATTAATAAAGAAGTAAATGAATATCTTGAAAGTATGCAAGAAACTTATGGTGGAGAAGAAGGCTTCAATAGTGCTTTAGAACAAGCGGGATTAACTTTAGAAGAATATAAAGAAAACCTTACAAAAAATATAAGAATGCAATTAATATCAGAAAAGGTTACAGATGATATGTTTAAAGATATAACTGTAGCTGATGAAGAAATTAAAACTTATTACAATGAGAATACTGACTCATTTAAAAGTGCTACAGTATCTCATATTCTAGTTAGTGATGAGGCAAAAGCCAATGAATTAAGAGAAAGAGCTTTAAAAGGTGAAGATTTTGCTACATTAGCAAAGGAAAATTCAGAAGATACTGGAACCAAAGAAAAGGGTGGAAGCCTTGGAACAGTGACTTATGATTCCACACAATATGTAACTGAATTTATGACAGCTGTAAAAGCTCTTAAAGAAGGGGAAATATCTGAACCTGTAAAGAGTACTTATGGATATCATATAATAAAAGCTGAAAATGTTAAGGTTGATAGTCTTGAAGATAAAAAAGAAGAAATAAAAACTACTTTAGAAAATGAAAAGAAAAATGAATTATATACAACTAAAATAGAAGAGTGGAAAGAACAATATAAAGTTAAAACTTATGAAGGAAGACTTTAATCAGTGCACAGTTGTTAGTTCACAGTGTACAGTTTAGGTAGATTTTCAGGTTTAGCTGAAAATAGATAAAAATAAATAAGGAATTAAGACACCTTGAGTGTTAAAAACTGCTAGCTTCTGTTAGCAGTTTTTTGTTTTTATTTATTACTTTTTATTGCTAGTTTTTAATTATAAAAACCAGATAATGATTTGATTTTATCAATTGAATAAATTTGCCTTTATGTGTATAAAATTTCTAAGAAGTCAAATAATAATAGTGCAACTAATTATTATTAAAGTAAGGAGGTATCTCATAATAATGAAAGCTACAGGTATTGTAAGACGTATAGATGATTTAGGTAGAGTTGTAATACCAAAGGAAATCAGAAGAACTTTGAGAATTAGAGAAGGAGATCCATTGGAAATCTTTACTGATAGAGAAGGTGGAGTTATTCTGAAGAAATACTCACCTATTGGAGAATTAACTGATTTTTCAAAGGAATATGCTGAAAGTTTACATCAATCAATAGGACATAGTGTTTTAATAGCTGATAAGGATGCTTTTATATCAGTTAGTGGATCACCAAAAAGAGATTATATGGAAAGAAAGGTAAGCAGCGAACTTGAAAAAATAATGGAAGAAAGAAAGGCTGTTATTATAACAGACGAAGCTAAAACTATTCCGTTACATAATGATGAAGAAAAAGGAAAGTATACTAGCCAGGTTATTGCACCAATAATAGCAGAAGGTGATGCTATTGGAGCTGTAATAATATTAGCCAAGCAAGATAATGAAAAATTAGGTGAAGTAGAGCTTAAATTAGCAGAAACTGCTGCAGCTTTCTTAGGAAAACAAATGGAACAATAAAAATAAGCTTAAAAAATAAGTAATAATACCTCTAAACTAGCAATACAAATTTATTAGCGAACATTTCGAGTTTGGAGGTATTTTATGAAAAAACAATCATTACTTAAAGCAAGTTTGATTCTTGGAATTGCAGGTATTGTTTCAAAATTCCTAGGGTTATTTTTTAGATGGCCTTTAATAATGTTAATAGGGGATGAAGGTGTTGGATATTATCAAATGTCTTATCCTCTTTACATGTTTTTTGTTGCAATTGCATCAGGAGTCCCAGCAGCTATATCTAAAATGATATCTGAGAGAAATGCAAAGGGAGATGTAAAAGGTGTATTTGAAATTTTAAAAGAATCAAAAATTTTAATGATGTTTCTTGGGATAGGAACATCTCTAATATTATTTTTCTTTGCTAAACCTATTATTAAATTTGTTCAGTGGGATCCAAAGGCTTATTATTCTTTAATAGGAATTTCCTTGGCACCTATTATAATTTCTATTATGACAATCTACAGGGGATTTTTTCAAGGACTTCAAAATATGACTCCTTCAGGAATTTCTCAAATATTAGAGCAAATAGGAAGAGTAGTAATTGGAGTTGGACTAGCTTTTTTATTATTACCTAAAGGAATAGAGTATTCAGCAGGGGGAGCAGCTTTTGGAGCAGCAGCAGGAGGTTTAATTGGTTTATTATATCTTTATGTAAAATATATAAAAGTAAAGAAGAAAATGTGGAATAGGCCTATTAAGACTAATCCTAAGGTTTTAAGTGAAATATTAAGAGTAGCTCTTCCTATTTCTATAGGAGCAACAGTAGGAACAATTATGAGTTTAATTGATTCTATACTAGTGCCACAGAAGCTTTTACTATCAGGATTAACTTCTGAACAATCAACAATTTTATATGCTCAATTGACAGGAAAGGCAAGTGTTATAATAAATATTCCATTAACCTTATCAGTAGCTTTAGGAACTTCCTTAATACCTATAATAGCAGAAAATTATGTTATGAGAAAAAGAAGAGCCTTAGAGGAAAAAATACAGATGTCCTTTAAATTATCCTTTTTAATTGCTTTACCTTGTACCCTCGGATTATTTTTTCTTTCTGAACCAATAATGAAGGTTATATTCCCAGGAAGATCAGAAGGTTCATTAATACTAAAATATTTATCTATTTCAGTGCCATTTATAATAGTAACTCAAACAACTACATCAAT from Clostridium isatidis harbors:
- the spoVT gene encoding stage V sporulation protein T, whose translation is MKATGIVRRIDDLGRVVIPKEIRRTLRIREGDPLEIFTDREGGVILKKYSPIGELTDFSKEYAESLHQSIGHSVLIADKDAFISVSGSPKRDYMERKVSSELEKIMEERKAVIITDEAKTIPLHNDEEKGKYTSQVIAPIIAEGDAIGAVIILAKQDNEKLGEVELKLAETAAAFLGKQMEQ
- a CDS encoding peptidylprolyl isomerase, which produces MYNRNRLNLTRNEGTSLIKINKILAAGALSIFAFSAVGCNMIAKTPEAIANTVVAKVGDLKVTKGEVEEVAGPVLEQYYGEDYESNTEAAETVKNFRTQALNLLVEQKLLEIKAKEMNILPTDEEINKEVNEYLESMQETYGGEEGFNSALEQAGLTLEEYKENLTKNIRMQLISEKVTDDMFKDITVADEEIKTYYNENTDSFKSATVSHILVSDEAKANELRERALKGEDFATLAKENSEDTGTKEKGGSLGTVTYDSTQYVTEFMTAVKALKEGEISEPVKSTYGYHIIKAENVKVDSLEDKKEEIKTTLENEKKNELYTTKIEEWKEQYKVKTYEGRL
- a CDS encoding putative polysaccharide biosynthesis protein; amino-acid sequence: MKKQSLLKASLILGIAGIVSKFLGLFFRWPLIMLIGDEGVGYYQMSYPLYMFFVAIASGVPAAISKMISERNAKGDVKGVFEILKESKILMMFLGIGTSLILFFFAKPIIKFVQWDPKAYYSLIGISLAPIIISIMTIYRGFFQGLQNMTPSGISQILEQIGRVVIGVGLAFLLLPKGIEYSAGGAAFGAAAGGLIGLLYLYVKYIKVKKKMWNRPIKTNPKVLSEILRVALPISIGATVGTIMSLIDSILVPQKLLLSGLTSEQSTILYAQLTGKASVIINIPLTLSVALGTSLIPIIAENYVMRKRRALEEKIQMSFKLSFLIALPCTLGLFFLSEPIMKVIFPGRSEGSLILKYLSISVPFIIVTQTTTSIMQAIGHYIRPVINLFIGCIVKVILTYLLVPIPNINIYGAVLASISAYLVATILNMISLKNKIKVNFNLRSTFIKPLIASLFMIIGVIISYINLLNKTNSSNLSCLGSIFIGIIIYMVLILILRVFTIEDIKSRVVRN